In 'Nostoc azollae' 0708, the following are encoded in one genomic region:
- a CDS encoding beta strand repeat-containing protein produces MKVTFSIFALISVVLTSVTYNSRVQAKVTPDSKLKTTVTGSNNYTITNGNRVGNNLFHSFSEFSIPTNGSAFFDNANDIQNIFSRVTGGNLSNIDGLIQANGSANLFLLNPSGIIFGANARLDIGGSFVGTTGNSIKFADGTEFSAVNASSSPLLTMSVPIGLQMGQDSGAITVQGLGHRIIPPFSVAQELDLSNNPTGLQVKAGNTLALIGSGLNFAGGIVAADGGGHIEIGSINHGLVRLNSTVTGWKGDYSQVEQFNDIHLAQQSLLDASGSNGSIQLQGQNINLTEGSTVVIQNLGTQSQGITVHATGSLNLTGYTPDQKQGSIIAIENLGTSSSGDIVVSANQLFVQDGGQIQTFTPTAAASGNISIDVEDLIYLNGFIPTNPTVNTKIITITDGSGKAGDITISSGSLKVFNGASLISVTMGYGEGGAMQINAKDLIEIVGNNPIILVPSAISSATIGTGNANSILVNTSRLILRDGGVLGSNTLSQGRAGNVTVNASDFLEVSGKAPGSIRSSNIMSSSEILDQVVQETYGLPSIPTGDAGFLTINTPSLRISDSAFVSVKNDGPGRAGDLQINANLLFLYKEGSISASTASGNGGDIQLNLQDYLLMYQDSVISATAQGNGNGGNLSINSPVIVGLENSDIIANAVQGRGGNINISTQNIIGLEFRDILTPRTVPTNDITASSQFNVNGTVQINNISIVPSSGLVELPANITDPSQQIAIGCADTSGSSFVATGRGGIPQNPTQEVRSDKPWSDVRDLSSYRTTAQVQAQVLQSRANFIQATSWHRNSQGKIELVVDKSSMSMQPSLTCVAVPKS; encoded by the coding sequence ATGAAAGTAACTTTTTCTATCTTTGCTTTAATTAGCGTCGTATTAACATCCGTCACTTATAACAGTCGCGTTCAGGCAAAAGTGACTCCCGACAGCAAACTCAAAACTACTGTGACTGGCAGTAATAATTATACCATCACCAATGGTAACCGTGTCGGCAATAATTTATTCCATAGCTTTAGTGAATTCTCTATTCCTACTAACGGATCTGCATTCTTCGATAATGCTAACGATATCCAGAATATTTTTAGCCGCGTGACTGGCGGCAATCTTTCCAATATTGATGGCTTGATTCAAGCCAATGGTAGTGCCAATTTATTCTTACTCAACCCATCTGGGATTATTTTTGGTGCAAATGCCCGCTTAGATATTGGTGGTTCATTTGTAGGAACAACTGGCAATAGTATTAAGTTTGCTGATGGCACAGAATTTAGCGCAGTCAATGCGAGTAGTTCGCCATTGTTAACCATGAGCGTACCGATAGGCTTGCAAATGGGTCAAGATTCGGGAGCCATCACAGTCCAAGGGTTAGGGCATCGCATTATACCACCATTCTCTGTAGCACAGGAATTGGATCTCAGCAATAATCCCACTGGGTTACAAGTCAAGGCAGGTAATACCCTGGCACTCATTGGTAGTGGGCTAAATTTCGCGGGGGGCATTGTGGCAGCAGACGGAGGTGGACATATAGAAATAGGGAGTATCAATCATGGGCTAGTCAGACTCAATTCTACAGTGACAGGATGGAAGGGAGATTACTCACAAGTAGAACAGTTTAATGATATCCATCTAGCCCAACAATCTCTACTAGATGCTAGTGGCAGCAATGGTTCAATTCAACTACAGGGGCAAAATATCAACTTAACTGAAGGTTCTACTGTAGTAATACAAAACTTGGGGACACAATCGCAAGGAATTACTGTCCACGCCACAGGTTCTTTGAATTTGACAGGCTATACTCCCGACCAAAAACAGGGCAGTATAATCGCAATCGAAAACTTGGGAACAAGTTCATCAGGAGATATTGTAGTTTCCGCCAATCAACTTTTCGTACAAGATGGTGGACAGATTCAGACTTTCACTCCTACCGCAGCAGCCAGCGGGAATATTTCAATTGATGTTGAAGACTTGATTTACCTGAATGGTTTTATCCCTACTAACCCGACTGTGAACACCAAGATCATAACAATCACGGATGGCTCTGGTAAAGCTGGTGATATTACCATTTCATCGGGCAGCTTAAAAGTTTTCAATGGGGCTAGTCTCATTTCTGTGACAATGGGTTATGGGGAGGGCGGAGCGATGCAGATCAATGCCAAAGACCTCATCGAGATTGTCGGTAACAATCCCATTATCTTAGTACCTAGTGCAATCTCTTCGGCAACGATTGGTACCGGCAATGCAAATAGCATATTGGTTAACACATCCAGATTAATCCTTAGAGATGGGGGAGTTCTGGGTTCTAACACTCTGAGTCAGGGTAGAGCGGGAAATGTAACAGTTAATGCTTCAGATTTCCTAGAGGTTAGTGGTAAAGCACCTGGATCAATTAGATCGAGTAACATTATGTCCTCATCTGAGATTCTCGATCAAGTTGTTCAAGAGACTTATGGACTACCGTCAATTCCCACTGGTGATGCCGGTTTTCTGACGATTAATACCCCATCATTACGCATTAGTGATAGTGCATTCGTGAGTGTTAAGAATGATGGACCTGGCAGAGCTGGAGATTTACAAATTAACGCTAATTTGCTTTTTCTATACAAAGAAGGTAGTATCAGTGCATCTACTGCTTCAGGAAATGGAGGTGATATTCAGTTAAACTTACAAGATTATCTGTTGATGTATCAAGATAGTGTTATTTCCGCTACTGCTCAGGGTAATGGAAATGGCGGTAATTTGTCAATTAACTCACCAGTAATTGTTGGTTTAGAAAACAGTGACATCATCGCCAATGCAGTTCAAGGTCGTGGTGGCAATATTAATATCAGCACTCAAAACATAATCGGTCTAGAGTTTCGCGATATCCTCACTCCCCGCACAGTCCCAACAAATGATATTACTGCTAGTTCCCAGTTTAATGTTAATGGCACAGTGCAAATTAATAACATCAGTATTGTCCCCAGTTCTGGTTTAGTCGAACTACCTGCAAATATTACTGACCCATCACAGCAAATAGCTATAGGATGTGCAGATACTAGTGGCAGTAGTTTTGTCGCGACAGGACGAGGTGGAATACCCCAAAATCCCACTCAGGAAGTGAGGAGCGATAAACCTTGGTCTGATGTTCGCGATCTCTCTTCATATCGCACAACAGCACAAGTGCAAGCACAAGTACTTCAATCCCGAGCGAATTTTATACAAGCTACTTCCTGGCATCGTAATTCCCAAGGGAAAATTGAGTTAGTTGTAGATAAATCTTCTATGAGTATGCAACCGTCATTAACCTGTGTTGCTGTTCCTAAAAGTTAA